A single window of Ananas comosus cultivar F153 linkage group 24, ASM154086v1, whole genome shotgun sequence DNA harbors:
- the LOC109728493 gene encoding reticuline oxidase-like, producing MATTTTTTTTTIPLLSLFLFSLLFSLLFHADAAQDLATCLTSAGVRNFTLYPSDPSDAATSPYFPLLNASLNNLRFSRSHVPKPRAIVLPTKLSHVPPSVLCLRNSSLRILLRSGGHSYEGLSYTTHETLTLTLTLAGFAILDLMNLNRVEVDVRSATAWVEAGATLGELYVDALLLHPLSSSLLSRPALGPDPFWALRGGGGASFGPVLAWRLRLVPVPPLVSSLSLNLPGSPRFVAGLLHKWQLVAPALPDRVYLSAFVGAGLPGSNRTGLSVTFKCLFLGPSREAARLLNRRFAELGPTGPLWTESSWIESVLFFSGLPEGSTVHDLKDRALRKKTYFKAKSDYVRTPVAYGDLITAVDLLSRQPRAYLILDPYGGAMARIKSDAIAFPHRAGNIYAVQYLIEWTAEDDHRSAEYVAWLQGFYAHMERHVSAGPRAAYVNYVDLDLGQWTAGIGRTNPVEEARAWGERYFLGNYDRLVLAKTAVDPENVFRHAQSIPPLEKSVSFSSSSLNILENISCTEETAKMR from the coding sequence AtggccaccaccaccaccaccaccaccaccactattCCCCTCCTCTCATTATTCCTATTCTCACTCTTATTCTCACTCTTATTCCACGCCGACGCCGCGCAGGATCTCGCCACGTGTCTAACATCGGCGGGGGTGCGGAACTTCACGCTGTACCCATCCGACCCCTCGGACGCCGCCACGTCGCCCTACTTCCCCCTCCTCAACGCCTCCCTCAACAACCTCCGCTTCTCCCGCTCGCACGTGCCCAAGCCCCGCGCCATCGTCCTCCCCACGAAGCTCTCGCACGTGCCCCCCTCCGTCCTATGCCTCCGCAACTCCTCCCTCCGCATCCTCCTCCGCAGCGGCGGCCACAGCTACGAGGGCCTCTCCTACACCACccacgaaaccctaaccctaaccctaaccctagcgggGTTCGCGATCCTCGACCTGATGAACCTGAACCGGGTGGAGGTCGACGTGCGCTCGGCCACGGCGTGGGTGGAGGCCGGGGCGACGCTGGGCGAGCTCTACGTCGacgccctcctcctccaccccctctcctcctccctcctctcccgcCCCGCCCTCGGCCCCGACCCCTTCTGGGccctccgcggcggcggcggcgcctcctTCGGCCCCGTCCTCGCATGGCGCCTCCGCCTCGTCCCCGTCCCCCCCctcgtctcctccctctccctcaaccTCCCCGGCTCGCCCCGGTTCGTCGCCGGTCTACTCCACAAGTGGCAGCTCGTCGCCCCGGCCCTCCCCGACCGGGTCTACCTCTCCGCCTTCGTCGGCGCCGGTCTACCCGGCTCCAACCGGACCGGCCTCTCCGTCACCTTCAAATGCCTCTTCCTCGGCCCGAGCCGCGAGGCGGCCCGCCTCCTGAACCGCCGGTTCGCCGAGCTCGGCCCGACCGGCCCGCTCTGGACCGAGTCGAGCTGGATCGAGTCGGTCCTGTTCTTCTCCGGTCTACCGGAGGGGAGCACGGTGCACGACCTCAAAGACCGGGCGCTCCGGAAGAAGACGTACTTCAAGGCCAAGTCGGACTACGTGCGGACGCCGGTCGCATACGGGGACCTGATCACGGCCGTCGATCTGCTGTCCCGGCAGCCGCGGGCGTACCTGATCCTCGACCCGTACGGCGGGGCCATGGCCCGCATAAAGAGCGACGCCATCGCGTTCCCGCATAGGGCCGGGAACATCTACGCCGTCCAGTACCTGATCGAGTGGACGGCGGAGGACGACCACCGGAGCGCCGAGTACGTGGCGTGGCTCCAGGGGTTCTACGCCCACATGGAGCGCCACGTGTCCGCGGGGCCCAGGGCGGCGTACGTGAACTACGTGGACCTCGATCTGGGCCAATGGACGGCCGGGATCGGTCGCACGAATCCCGTGGAGGAGGCGCGGGCGTGGGGGGAGAGGTACTTCCTCGGGAACTACGATCGGCTCGTGCTGGCCAAAACGGCCGTCGATCCCGAGAACGTGTTCCGGCATGCCCAGAGCATACCACCGTTAGAAAAGAGTGTGTCTTTTTCATCGTCGTCATTAAATATACTAGAAAATATATCGTGTACAGAAGAAACTGCTAAAATGCGGTAA